One Shewanella sp. MR-4 DNA window includes the following coding sequences:
- a CDS encoding YcgL domain-containing protein: protein MLCAVYKSSRKADTYLFVNKRDCFDDVPQALLDMFGVPQLVMVFPIAKRESLGIADIQKVRAALEEKGFYLQIPPPQVNLLAEHRVSLGIKD, encoded by the coding sequence ATGCTATGTGCGGTTTATAAAAGTAGTCGAAAGGCTGACACTTATTTATTTGTGAACAAAAGGGACTGTTTTGATGACGTCCCCCAAGCGCTGTTGGATATGTTTGGTGTGCCTCAGTTAGTGATGGTGTTCCCCATAGCTAAGCGTGAATCCCTCGGTATTGCCGATATTCAAAAGGTCAGAGCAGCACTCGAGGAAAAGGGTTTTTATTTACAAATTCCGCCACCGCAGGTTAATTTATTGGCCGAACACAGAGTAAGTCTTGGGATTAAAGACTAG
- the minC gene encoding septum site-determining protein MinC codes for MSKPSLELKGASFTLSVLHINSSDLNAVMAELDSKLAQAPQFFLGAPLVVNLSAIQDNDFNLHGLKELLLSRQLVIVGITGATIALSNQAKTLGLAIVKAGKQSVTPPPAPRQTKVLKQNIRSGQQVYAKNGDLIIFGAVGNGAEVIADGSIHIYGALRGKAMAGAAGDSSAVIIAHSLEAELVSIAGQYWLAENLQQHSSDKSGCIRLNGESLIVESLPL; via the coding sequence ATGTCAAAACCTAGCTTAGAGTTAAAAGGCGCTTCTTTTACTCTTTCAGTGCTTCATATCAATAGCAGCGACTTAAATGCTGTCATGGCTGAATTAGATAGCAAATTGGCACAAGCCCCTCAATTTTTTCTGGGTGCCCCCTTAGTCGTCAACCTCAGCGCCATCCAAGATAACGATTTCAATTTACATGGCTTAAAAGAGTTATTACTTTCCCGCCAGTTAGTTATCGTGGGGATCACCGGGGCAACCATCGCTCTCAGTAATCAAGCCAAGACCCTAGGACTTGCCATAGTGAAAGCGGGCAAACAGAGCGTTACGCCCCCGCCTGCGCCGCGTCAAACTAAGGTTTTGAAGCAAAATATCCGTTCAGGTCAGCAAGTCTATGCAAAAAATGGCGATTTAATCATATTTGGTGCCGTAGGGAATGGCGCTGAAGTCATTGCCGATGGTAGCATTCATATTTATGGCGCATTACGAGGAAAAGCCATGGCGGGCGCGGCTGGCGACAGCAGCGCAGTGATCATCGCCCATTCCCTCGAGGCTGAATTAGTTTCAATAGCAGGGCAATATTGGCTCGCTGAAAATCTACAACAACATAGCTCAGATAAAAGCGGCTGCATTCGCTTAAATGGCGAGTCGCTTATCGTTGAATCATTGCCCCTCTAA
- the tsaB gene encoding tRNA (adenosine(37)-N6)-threonylcarbamoyltransferase complex dimerization subunit type 1 TsaB: MTTPQDSVCILALDTCTEACSAALYYQGQIFAELADAPREHSQRLLPMVEAVLKQANVGLDKLDAIAYGRGPGSFTGIRICTSMTQGLALGLDLPVIGISTLAAMAQMAIAEHAAEQVLCCIDARMGEVYWGQFVAVDGIATLVGKEVVSVPEQVELAFDLNRAIVGCGTGFDAYPELLALGSGITSLAAVKYPDARAMLALAEVGIKAGLTTSVDELEPVYLRDTVTWKKLPGRE; encoded by the coding sequence ATGACAACACCCCAAGACTCTGTTTGTATTCTCGCCCTCGACACTTGTACCGAAGCTTGTTCGGCTGCCCTGTATTATCAAGGACAGATTTTTGCTGAGTTAGCCGATGCGCCTCGGGAGCATAGTCAGCGTTTATTGCCTATGGTGGAAGCCGTATTAAAACAAGCCAATGTCGGCTTAGATAAACTGGATGCGATTGCCTACGGCCGTGGGCCAGGTAGTTTTACGGGTATCCGTATTTGCACCAGCATGACCCAAGGTTTAGCCCTAGGGTTAGACCTACCCGTTATCGGCATTTCCACCTTAGCGGCCATGGCACAAATGGCGATTGCTGAGCACGCTGCCGAGCAAGTGCTCTGTTGTATCGATGCTCGTATGGGAGAAGTGTACTGGGGGCAATTTGTTGCCGTCGATGGCATTGCCACCTTAGTCGGTAAAGAGGTAGTGAGCGTGCCAGAGCAGGTTGAACTGGCATTCGATCTTAATAGAGCCATTGTCGGCTGTGGCACTGGGTTTGATGCTTATCCCGAGTTACTAGCGTTAGGCAGCGGCATTACTTCCTTAGCGGCGGTGAAGTATCCCGATGCTCGAGCCATGTTAGCGCTGGCCGAAGTCGGTATCAAAGCGGGATTAACCACCAGTGTCGATGAACTCGAACCTGTATATTTACGTGATACTGTGACATGGAAAAAGTTGCCGGGACGTGAATAA
- the fadD gene encoding long-chain-fatty-acid--CoA ligase FadD encodes MDQPWINHLPKDVPAEINVDQYSSLVDMFETAVAKYADQPAFINMGATLTYRKLEERSRAFAAYLQNELKLQKGDRVALMMPNLLQYPIALFGILRAGMVVVNVNPLYTPRELKHQLVDSGAKAIVVVSNFARTLEEVVEQTPVKSVIITSLGDQLSAPKRTLVNFVVKYIKKLVPKYDLPHALSMRETLSRGRRMQYVKPVITGDDLAFLQYTGGTTGVSKGAMLTHRNVVANVLQANGAYSPALRDGSEFVVTALPLYHIFALTVNCLLFLHKGSQNLLITNPRDIPGFVAELKKYPFTALTGVNTLFNALVNSSDFAELDFSRLKLSIGGGMAVQKAVADKWQSITKTRLLEGYGLTEASPLLTCCPYNLDGYNGSIGFPAPSTLIQVRDDAGNVLPQGETGELLGKGPQIMKGYWQRPEETAKVIDKDGWLATGDIGYMDEQGFFYIVDRKKDMILVSGFNVFPNEVEEVVALHPKVIEVAAVGVPNDASGELVKVFVVAKDKSLTADDIIKHCRAHLTGYKVPKLVEFRDELPKTNVGKILRRELRDEVKRA; translated from the coding sequence GTGGATCAGCCTTGGATTAATCATTTGCCAAAAGATGTGCCTGCTGAGATTAATGTGGATCAGTATTCATCACTCGTCGATATGTTCGAGACAGCGGTGGCTAAATATGCGGATCAACCAGCATTTATCAACATGGGAGCTACGCTAACTTACCGTAAACTTGAAGAACGCAGCCGCGCGTTTGCCGCCTATCTGCAAAATGAATTAAAGCTACAAAAGGGTGACCGCGTTGCCCTGATGATGCCGAATTTGCTGCAATATCCCATTGCGCTGTTCGGCATTTTACGTGCGGGCATGGTAGTGGTTAACGTTAACCCACTTTACACTCCGCGCGAATTAAAGCACCAATTAGTCGACTCGGGCGCTAAGGCTATTGTTGTGGTATCGAACTTTGCCCGTACCTTGGAAGAAGTTGTCGAACAGACACCTGTAAAAAGCGTGATTATCACAAGTTTAGGTGACCAACTCAGTGCGCCAAAACGCACCTTAGTTAACTTTGTGGTTAAATACATCAAAAAACTAGTGCCTAAATACGATCTACCCCATGCACTCTCGATGCGCGAAACCCTCTCAAGAGGGCGCCGTATGCAGTATGTCAAACCGGTTATCACGGGTGATGACTTAGCCTTTTTGCAATACACAGGTGGTACGACTGGGGTGTCAAAGGGCGCCATGTTGACCCACAGAAACGTGGTCGCAAACGTATTGCAGGCGAATGGGGCTTACTCCCCGGCACTACGTGATGGCAGTGAGTTTGTGGTCACTGCCTTACCGCTTTACCATATTTTTGCATTAACAGTGAACTGCTTACTGTTTTTACATAAGGGCAGTCAGAACCTGTTAATCACTAACCCTCGCGATATTCCAGGGTTTGTGGCTGAACTCAAGAAATATCCTTTTACCGCGCTGACGGGCGTCAACACCCTGTTTAATGCGTTAGTGAACAGTAGCGATTTTGCTGAACTGGACTTTTCTCGCCTCAAATTATCCATTGGTGGCGGGATGGCGGTACAAAAAGCCGTAGCCGACAAATGGCAGAGCATCACCAAAACCCGCTTACTCGAAGGTTATGGTTTAACCGAAGCGTCACCGCTACTCACATGCTGCCCCTATAACTTAGATGGCTACAACGGTTCTATCGGGTTCCCGGCACCATCAACCTTAATTCAAGTACGTGATGATGCGGGTAATGTGTTACCGCAAGGTGAGACGGGTGAGCTGTTGGGTAAAGGCCCACAAATCATGAAAGGCTATTGGCAGCGTCCAGAAGAGACCGCCAAAGTGATTGATAAAGACGGCTGGCTCGCCACGGGCGATATCGGTTATATGGATGAACAAGGTTTCTTCTATATCGTCGATCGTAAGAAAGACATGATTTTAGTTTCGGGCTTCAACGTCTTCCCCAATGAAGTCGAAGAAGTGGTTGCTTTGCATCCTAAAGTCATTGAAGTGGCCGCAGTTGGGGTACCAAATGACGCGAGCGGTGAATTAGTAAAGGTGTTTGTGGTGGCAAAAGATAAATCTTTAACCGCTGACGACATCATTAAGCATTGCCGCGCGCATTTAACGGGATATAAAGTACCGAAGCTGGTAGAATTTAGGGATGAGTTACCTAAAACCAACGTGGGTAAGATCTTGCGACGAGAGCTTCGAGACGAAGTGAAGCGCGCGTAA
- a CDS encoding bifunctional methionine sulfoxide reductase B/A protein, translating to MNKLTDFERYVIEEKGTERPFSGEYYKHDAKGVYLCKKCHAPLYRSEDKFNAHCGWPAFDDEIPGAVSRHVDADGRRTEIVCSQCGGHLGHVFEGEYLTPKNIRHCVNSVSMVFQAADEVTISTHKTAFATFGAGCFWCVEAIFKSLKGVLNVSSGYSGGEASDADYKSVCSGLTGHAEVVHIEFDPAQISFTTLLQVLFESHDPTTLNRQGNDKGPQYRSVVFAHDAAQIEETNAMITKLTEARVFDAPIVTQVVAFESFYPAEDYHNDYFALHGEQPYCQIVVRPKVEKIRALFAELQA from the coding sequence ATGAACAAACTGACTGATTTTGAACGCTATGTCATAGAAGAAAAGGGCACTGAACGTCCCTTTAGCGGTGAGTATTATAAACATGACGCTAAAGGCGTGTATTTATGCAAAAAATGCCATGCGCCTTTGTATCGATCAGAAGATAAGTTTAATGCCCACTGTGGTTGGCCAGCCTTCGATGATGAAATTCCGGGGGCGGTGAGTCGTCATGTCGACGCAGATGGTCGCCGTACCGAAATCGTCTGTAGCCAGTGTGGCGGTCATTTAGGCCATGTGTTTGAAGGGGAATATTTAACGCCGAAGAATATTCGTCACTGCGTTAATTCTGTCTCCATGGTGTTTCAAGCCGCCGATGAGGTGACAATATCAACGCATAAAACGGCCTTTGCGACCTTTGGGGCGGGCTGTTTTTGGTGTGTTGAAGCGATTTTTAAGAGTCTGAAGGGTGTGCTGAATGTCAGCTCTGGTTACTCGGGCGGCGAGGCAAGCGATGCCGATTATAAGTCGGTGTGTTCGGGATTAACTGGGCATGCTGAAGTGGTGCACATCGAGTTTGACCCCGCGCAAATCAGCTTTACAACGTTGCTGCAGGTGTTATTTGAGAGTCACGATCCCACCACGCTTAATCGCCAAGGCAACGATAAAGGGCCGCAGTATCGCTCAGTCGTCTTTGCCCATGATGCGGCTCAGATTGAAGAGACTAACGCCATGATTACAAAGTTAACCGAGGCAAGGGTATTTGATGCGCCGATCGTCACCCAAGTGGTGGCTTTTGAGTCTTTTTATCCTGCGGAGGATTATCACAATGATTACTTCGCCCTGCATGGCGAGCAGCCCTATTGCCAAATTGTGGTAAGGCCAAAGGTTGAAAAGATCAGAGCCCTTTTTGCCGAGCTACAAGCATAG
- a CDS encoding class I SAM-dependent methyltransferase, with protein sequence MKKVTLVASMLIAGLCSGMAYADEGLDKAIKSEFRQAKNASRDSYRHPAETLTFFGITPTQTVIELWPGNGWYTEILAPYLAPEGQYIAASFETNPSTDTPGNRYRAKAGVKFDTWMTANKALFGNAKMLILDPPAKMNLGADGSADLVLTFRNLHNWASSDQLENVFTASYKVLKDGGVFGVVEHRANKGMNISTGYMDQDEMIALAKKVGFTLAESSEINANPKDTKDYAKGVWTLPPSFALGDTDKEKYQAIGESDRMTLKFIKKSR encoded by the coding sequence ATGAAAAAAGTCACACTCGTCGCCAGTATGCTGATTGCTGGTCTATGTTCAGGCATGGCCTATGCCGATGAAGGTTTGGATAAAGCCATTAAGAGCGAGTTTCGCCAAGCGAAAAACGCCAGCCGCGATAGTTATCGTCACCCCGCAGAAACCCTCACATTTTTTGGTATTACCCCAACACAAACCGTGATTGAACTCTGGCCAGGCAATGGCTGGTACACGGAAATTCTCGCGCCTTATTTAGCGCCTGAGGGACAGTATATTGCCGCAAGCTTTGAAACTAACCCAAGCACAGACACCCCAGGTAATCGCTATCGTGCCAAAGCGGGCGTGAAATTCGATACTTGGATGACGGCTAATAAAGCCTTGTTTGGTAATGCGAAAATGCTGATCCTCGACCCACCGGCCAAGATGAATTTAGGTGCCGATGGCAGTGCGGACTTGGTATTAACCTTCCGTAACTTGCATAACTGGGCCTCAAGCGATCAGCTGGAAAACGTGTTTACAGCTTCCTATAAAGTGCTTAAAGATGGCGGTGTGTTTGGTGTGGTTGAACATAGAGCCAACAAAGGCATGAATATAAGTACTGGCTATATGGACCAAGACGAGATGATCGCGCTGGCCAAAAAAGTCGGGTTTACCTTAGCCGAAAGCTCAGAAATCAACGCCAATCCGAAAGACACTAAGGACTACGCTAAGGGGGTATGGACGCTACCACCTTCCTTTGCTCTAGGCGATACCGATAAGGAAAAATACCAAGCAATTGGTGAGAGCGATCGCATGACGCTCAAATTTATCAAAAAATCGCGCTAA
- the minE gene encoding cell division topological specificity factor MinE yields the protein MSLLDYFKSKKKPSTAVMAKERLQIIVAHQRGQRDTPDYFPQMKQEIIAVIRKYVHISDDQVSVQLDQNDDNLSVLELNVTLPDR from the coding sequence ATGTCTTTACTCGACTATTTCAAAAGCAAGAAAAAGCCTAGCACTGCGGTAATGGCAAAAGAGCGACTACAAATTATTGTGGCCCATCAACGTGGACAACGGGATACACCCGATTATTTTCCACAGATGAAACAAGAAATTATCGCCGTGATCCGCAAATATGTGCATATTTCTGATGATCAAGTTTCTGTGCAGTTAGATCAGAACGACGATAACCTGTCGGTACTCGAACTTAACGTCACACTGCCTGACAGATAA
- a CDS encoding alpha/beta hydrolase, whose protein sequence is MWQSFAPKNQVEFVLPHIKLSGRLWGAKDKPLLLALHGWLDNANSFEPLAEYLPHYQILAIDWPGHGFSAHRPGHYPLHWIDYLYDLDALLAMLPQKPLAIIGHSLGGIIASAYTATFPEKVNKLILIEALSPLFESPTQAKTRLRKSFYQHEKFLAQKHKQLKVYDNMDTAVKARVHLTGLAEPWCRLLLERNMQPTTDGVAWRSDPRLRLDSPMRLTFEQVDALMQHISVSTLLICGKQGFSQLQSALPKARKWFTHLSEHMLEGDHHVHMDNAKGVAHLIQQFVE, encoded by the coding sequence ATGTGGCAATCTTTCGCCCCCAAAAATCAAGTCGAGTTTGTGTTACCCCATATCAAGCTGAGTGGTCGATTATGGGGGGCGAAAGATAAACCGTTATTACTCGCGTTGCATGGTTGGTTAGACAATGCGAACAGTTTTGAGCCACTAGCTGAGTATTTGCCTCATTATCAGATACTTGCCATAGATTGGCCCGGTCATGGCTTTTCTGCGCATCGGCCGGGGCATTATCCGTTGCATTGGATTGACTATTTATACGATCTCGATGCGTTACTGGCGATGTTGCCGCAAAAGCCGTTGGCCATTATCGGACATTCGTTAGGGGGCATTATTGCCTCCGCGTATACCGCAACCTTTCCTGAAAAGGTTAACAAACTGATTTTGATTGAGGCGTTAAGCCCACTATTTGAGTCGCCAACTCAGGCAAAAACGCGGCTGCGAAAGAGTTTTTATCAGCACGAGAAGTTTTTAGCGCAAAAGCATAAACAGCTAAAAGTCTACGACAACATGGACACGGCAGTAAAAGCCAGAGTGCACTTAACTGGGCTGGCGGAGCCTTGGTGCCGCTTGTTACTCGAGCGCAATATGCAACCTACCACCGATGGTGTTGCCTGGCGCAGTGATCCAAGATTAAGGCTCGACTCGCCAATGCGACTTACCTTTGAGCAGGTCGATGCATTGATGCAGCACATCTCTGTCTCGACCCTATTGATTTGCGGCAAACAGGGCTTTAGCCAGTTGCAGTCGGCACTGCCTAAGGCGAGGAAATGGTTCACACACTTGTCTGAACATATGCTCGAGGGCGATCACCATGTGCATATGGATAACGCCAAAGGGGTTGCACACTTGATCCAGCAGTTTGTCGAATAA
- the hemB gene encoding porphobilinogen synthase, protein MSSTFKTNLKPLRRLRRLRRTEAMRDLVRETQISLSDLVHPLFIEEHISQAVPISTLPGISRLPESTLADEIQRLYALGIRYVMPFGISHTKDAQGSDTWDDNGLLARMIRTIKTAAPEMMVIPDICFCEYTNHGHCGVMHHDEVCNDQTVANLVKQSITAAKAGADMLAPSAMMDGQIKAIRQGLDEAGFEHIAILAHAAKFASSFYGPFRAAVDCELSGNRKGYQLDYANGRQALLEALLDEEEGADILMVKPGTPYLDVLSRLRQETHLPLAAYQVGGEYAGIKFAALAGALDERAVVTETFIGLKRAGADLIVSYYAKQYAEWLAQSR, encoded by the coding sequence ATGAGCAGTACATTCAAAACAAACCTTAAACCCCTTCGCCGTTTAAGACGCCTGCGCCGCACCGAGGCCATGCGTGACCTAGTGCGTGAAACCCAGATTTCCCTAAGCGACTTGGTTCACCCACTCTTCATCGAAGAGCACATCAGCCAAGCCGTGCCCATTTCAACCTTGCCGGGGATCAGCCGTCTGCCCGAGAGTACGCTTGCCGATGAAATTCAAAGGCTTTACGCCCTAGGGATCCGTTATGTGATGCCCTTTGGCATTTCACACACCAAAGATGCGCAGGGCAGCGACACTTGGGATGACAATGGCTTACTCGCGCGAATGATCCGCACCATCAAAACCGCCGCACCAGAGATGATGGTGATCCCCGATATTTGTTTTTGTGAATATACCAACCACGGACACTGCGGCGTAATGCACCATGACGAAGTCTGTAACGATCAAACCGTGGCTAACTTAGTCAAACAATCCATTACTGCCGCCAAAGCCGGAGCCGATATGCTGGCGCCATCGGCCATGATGGACGGCCAGATTAAAGCCATTCGCCAAGGGCTGGATGAGGCAGGCTTTGAGCACATTGCCATTTTGGCCCATGCAGCCAAGTTCGCCTCCTCCTTCTATGGGCCTTTTAGGGCCGCAGTGGATTGTGAACTTAGCGGAAACCGTAAAGGCTACCAACTCGATTACGCCAATGGTCGCCAAGCCTTGCTCGAAGCACTGCTCGATGAAGAGGAAGGCGCAGATATTTTGATGGTGAAACCCGGCACGCCCTATTTGGATGTGTTAAGTCGACTAAGACAGGAAACCCACCTTCCCTTAGCGGCTTATCAGGTTGGCGGCGAATATGCCGGCATTAAGTTTGCCGCTCTGGCTGGCGCCCTCGATGAGCGCGCCGTCGTCACCGAGACCTTTATCGGATTAAAGCGTGCGGGCGCCGATTTAATTGTCAGTTATTACGCGAAACAATATGCCGAATGGTTAGCGCAATCCCGCTAA
- the rnd gene encoding ribonuclease D codes for MSVFQYVSDEASLNALVAQYQQSPLLVLDTEFVRTRTYYAKLGLIQAYDGKTLALIDPVALPDLSAFWSLLDNPNIIKLVHSCSEDLEVFAHYGQRQPTPLFDSQIAASLCGMGHGLGYAKLVETCLGEVIDKGESRTDWMRRPLTEAQLSYAANDVLYLYQLYPQLADKLKAQDRLGWLYEEGERMTEGRLAPPDMDTAYLRVKNAFQLTENQLAYLKVLAKWRLEKALARDLALGFVIKDHGLIALAKKQPKSMSDLLKLNDLTEQEKRIHGKDILRVMQTADLNNPPELVDVLALKPGYKSAFKNIKTCLTELCEQHAIPMEMLGSKRHIHEYLQWRWDKQQGELPTVLSGWRGQIAAESLAKLEV; via the coding sequence TTGTCAGTGTTTCAGTATGTGAGCGACGAAGCGAGCCTCAATGCCCTCGTAGCTCAATATCAACAGAGTCCGCTGCTCGTATTAGATACCGAGTTTGTGCGCACACGTACCTATTACGCTAAGCTTGGCCTTATTCAAGCCTATGATGGTAAAACCTTAGCCTTAATTGACCCTGTTGCCTTACCCGACCTCAGTGCATTCTGGTCTTTGCTGGATAATCCTAACATTATCAAACTAGTGCACTCTTGCAGTGAGGACTTAGAGGTCTTCGCCCACTATGGTCAGCGTCAACCAACGCCCTTATTCGATAGCCAAATTGCCGCCTCTTTATGTGGCATGGGCCATGGCCTGGGTTATGCCAAGTTAGTGGAAACCTGTTTAGGTGAAGTGATTGATAAAGGTGAGTCGCGCACCGACTGGATGCGCCGCCCTTTGACTGAGGCGCAGCTTAGCTACGCCGCCAACGATGTGTTGTATCTGTATCAACTCTATCCGCAACTCGCCGACAAGCTTAAAGCGCAAGATCGCTTAGGCTGGCTGTATGAAGAAGGTGAGCGGATGACAGAAGGGCGCTTAGCGCCGCCGGATATGGATACTGCGTACCTGAGAGTCAAAAACGCTTTTCAGCTTACCGAGAATCAGCTGGCTTACCTTAAAGTGCTGGCGAAGTGGCGTTTAGAAAAAGCCTTAGCGCGGGATTTAGCCTTGGGCTTTGTGATAAAAGATCATGGTTTGATTGCTCTTGCGAAGAAACAACCTAAGAGCATGAGTGATTTGCTCAAACTGAACGATTTGACCGAGCAAGAGAAACGCATTCACGGTAAAGATATTTTACGGGTGATGCAGACCGCGGATTTAAACAATCCACCAGAATTAGTGGATGTCTTAGCGCTCAAACCAGGTTACAAATCGGCCTTTAAGAACATAAAAACCTGCTTAACTGAACTGTGCGAGCAGCATGCCATCCCGATGGAAATGCTAGGCTCAAAACGTCATATTCATGAGTATTTACAATGGCGTTGGGATAAGCAGCAGGGTGAGTTACCGACGGTCTTGAGTGGTTGGCGCGGACAAATTGCCGCCGAATCGTTGGCAAAGCTTGAAGTTTAA
- a CDS encoding M50 family metallopeptidase: MPDSSPVSSQSRLTPRLTGGLPSRGLFIIELMLALLLTRIPYLSVPFKWLESYFHELSHGIATVLSGGIVSHIQLFPNGAGFCFSQGGSPLVIGFAGYFGAACWGYLIYLLATWPKGIRLSFAFLGGLVVLSGLLWGRDLLTLAILVVLTIVLLLPLKLSKNKILTQFLRIIGLMIMLNALASPTVLLGLEGQGDAVLLAERSWIPAWIWVAIWLFCSICALFMAWRRIDSASSR, translated from the coding sequence ATGCCTGATAGCTCGCCCGTGTCTTCTCAATCCCGTTTAACTCCTCGTTTAACTGGCGGTCTTCCTAGCCGCGGTTTGTTTATCATCGAACTGATGTTGGCGCTATTGCTGACGCGTATTCCTTACCTGAGCGTGCCTTTTAAGTGGCTCGAGAGCTATTTTCACGAGTTGTCCCATGGGATCGCGACTGTGCTCAGTGGCGGCATAGTGAGTCATATTCAGCTCTTTCCCAATGGCGCTGGGTTTTGCTTTAGCCAAGGTGGCTCGCCACTCGTGATTGGATTTGCGGGTTATTTTGGCGCGGCCTGTTGGGGTTACCTTATTTATCTGCTGGCAACTTGGCCTAAGGGCATTCGCTTAAGCTTTGCCTTTCTGGGCGGTTTAGTGGTGTTAAGTGGTCTGCTGTGGGGGAGAGATTTACTGACCTTAGCCATTTTAGTTGTGCTGACGATAGTGCTATTACTGCCGTTAAAACTCAGCAAAAACAAAATCCTCACGCAATTTTTACGCATCATTGGCCTAATGATCATGCTCAATGCGCTGGCAAGCCCAACTGTACTACTTGGGCTCGAAGGGCAGGGCGATGCGGTGTTGCTGGCTGAGCGTTCATGGATCCCTGCATGGATATGGGTGGCGATTTGGCTGTTTTGCAGTATCTGCGCCTTGTTTATGGCTTGGCGAAGGATTGATTCTGCCTCGTCACGCTAA
- the minD gene encoding septum site-determining protein MinD, with product MAQIIVVTSGKGGVGKTTSSAAIATGLALQGHKTVVIDFDIGLRNLDLIMGCERRVVYDFVNVINGEANLNQALIKDKRCDKLFVLPASQTRDKDALTKEGVGRVLDDLAKEFDFILCDSPAGIEQGAMMALYFADIAIVTTNPEVSSVRDSDRILGMLQSKSRRAELNLEPIKEYLLLTRYSPSRVKSGEMLSVDDVKEILAIELLGVIPESQSVLKASNSGVPVIIDQESDAGAAYSDTVARLLGEDVPVRFITEEKKGFLQRIFGS from the coding sequence ATGGCACAAATTATTGTTGTCACTTCAGGTAAAGGTGGTGTTGGTAAGACCACATCCAGTGCGGCGATTGCAACTGGACTTGCACTACAAGGGCATAAAACTGTTGTTATCGATTTCGATATAGGCTTACGTAACTTAGATCTGATCATGGGCTGTGAGCGCCGCGTCGTCTATGATTTTGTCAATGTGATCAACGGCGAAGCCAATTTAAATCAGGCTCTGATTAAAGACAAACGCTGCGACAAACTGTTTGTACTGCCTGCATCGCAAACCCGTGATAAAGATGCACTGACCAAAGAAGGCGTGGGTCGTGTGCTTGATGATTTAGCGAAAGAATTTGATTTTATTCTCTGTGACTCACCCGCAGGGATCGAGCAAGGCGCGATGATGGCACTGTATTTTGCCGATATCGCCATTGTGACCACCAACCCTGAAGTGAGCTCGGTTCGGGACTCTGACCGTATTCTGGGTATGCTACAGAGCAAGTCACGCCGCGCCGAACTGAATTTAGAACCGATAAAAGAGTACTTACTGCTGACTCGTTATTCTCCTAGTCGGGTAAAATCGGGCGAAATGTTAAGTGTTGACGATGTAAAAGAAATCCTTGCCATTGAATTACTTGGTGTTATCCCTGAATCACAATCTGTACTCAAGGCCTCTAACTCGGGTGTGCCTGTGATTATCGATCAAGAGAGTGATGCAGGTGCGGCTTACAGTGATACGGTCGCGCGTTTACTGGGTGAAGATGTGCCAGTACGCTTCATTACGGAAGAGAAAAAAGGTTTCTTACAACGGATATTTGGTAGCTAA